The Odontesthes bonariensis isolate fOdoBon6 chromosome 19, fOdoBon6.hap1, whole genome shotgun sequence genome includes the window CAAGATGATGTTTGAAAGGATGTACCTCTCTGCCACTTTGACGTCATCAACATTTTGATCAAAGATCCTTTTCAAATCATCTCGGATTCTCTCTAACTCAGGTTTGTTTTTCTCAGTCTCCACAAATCTAGCACGCCTCCCCTTTGAGGTGAAAAGGCCGTGATTCAGACAATCCAGGAGACCTGGAAAGCTGGTGGAGTCTGCTGCTCTTTTTTCTGTGTAGCATTCGTAACAACCTGCAACATCGCCCCAGAAGTAATTTGGCTCCACAGTTTTCTTGTCAGGCTGAGAGTAGCTTAGATACCATTCAAAGAACTCAAATTTGTCTTCAATTTCCATCTTTAAGTTTGGAAAATGATCTGTAGTACTAGTGCCTATCTTTCTGAGTTTCTCATAGACCATCTTTGCCACTTGACATGTGCCAAAAAGGCCCCTGTTGTTGAAGGAATTTGAAATGTTTACAATACCAGCAAGATCTCTCATCTCTGGTCCTTCTTCTTTCTCAGCTTTCTTCTCTACTTCTTTGAAGGCCCAAAAAGCCAGGTCAGCCATTGTTAAAACATCATTCAGGTTGAAGgccttttttctaaatttgttCTTGTACACATGTCCAAGAGTGTCAGCAACATAGGAGTTGTTTGGAGCTCTTTCAATGGCAATCTTTGCccattttgctgctttttcataGTCAGAGGGAGATATTTCTATATAATATAGACGAGCAATGGTTTGGGGGAAAATGGGTCTCTGTTTAAATTTATGTGATGCAGTTTCCAAGACACTGACAGCTTTCTGAAACGTTTCTCGCTCAGTTATCTCTGTGATCAACCGTGAGAAGTTGTCTCTCCTTGTCTCACCCTCCTCTCTCTTTGTCAGCAAATCTTTGAGGAATTCGATGAGCTCTGGTCGGGCTTCATCTCCACAAAGGGAGGACAGGTATGTGTCCACTATGGCACTTCTGGAGATTCCCGAGTCAGCTAGTACCTCTACGTATTTTTTTGCCTTCTCGAGGTTACTCAAACATATGTGTTCAGTGTCTGCGCTGATCAGGTTGGTAAAAGGCTCCATTCTTTCTGTGAAGGGGGGGCCTCCGTGGATGGGATCAGGTGGTCCGAGGATCTTTTGACACTCATCCATGAGCAGGTAGGAGTCAGGAAGGTATGCTTTCAGTAGTGCCAATATGGAGAACAACTGCGTGTTGGTGGACCTTGGGTACTTTTGAACATATTCTAAAATTTGCTGTTCATTATCAACCAGGTGCGGGTCCGTGTTGTTGTCACGGGTGGCCATTTTTTCCAAGTTACCTTCTAAGatgttggtttgaaaaaaatcgGTCAAATTGAGCCCAACTTCTTCTCAAATCAGTTTGGTTCTTTGCAGCTTCCTGAAGACAAGACACACGAGAAACCTGACTATCAAGAAAGCATTGCCACATAAAGAGAATTAATCTGTACGgctacaaataaaaacactgtaTCTGTAAATATGAAACATAGTTTCATATCAATAACttttgaaaaggtttttaaCAGTCCAATCTGCTCGGtccgaaaaaagaaaaagtttgaaaatgTGAGTTACTAAGATTCAAAAGCAATAGCCTTTCTAACAGTATTGACAAGCTGTAACAGTAAACATTTGAAGCATTACATTTCTATTGGAAACtatcatacacacactcactaaTGAGAACATGGAATCAAATCGTGTTACCTGTTTCAGGTCCAGCAGGTGTGTGGATGACTGAAGAGCCGGaggatgtttatttatttacaccTTAAACCACACCCCCACCCATACCATGAATTCTTTTATCTGAGGTATGATGCAGGTTTTACGGTGAGAGTCCTTCCTCGTTTGTGCAACTGAAAATATCTTTCATAGCTCGTGATGTCAGACAAGACACGGCCTGATCAACAAGTTGTGTTTCTTCGGAAATGATGTTCAAGTCCTGCTTTCCTGGAAATGGACACTTTACAAGAAGACCAAGGTATGATGCAGGTTTTGCGGTGAGAGTCCCTCCTCGTTCGTGCAACTGAaaatcaactcaactcaactttatttatatagccttttaacacagccgtggctgaaacaaagtgctgtacaacacaaaatacaatgcataaaacacaagaacaatgtaaaaacaataataaacaacaacaatattaaaacaataaaaacaataacagaaacagagtctcatgctgggttaaaagccacggaataaaaatgggttttaagacgagttttaaaaatgggcagtgaaggggcatgtctgatataaaatgggaggtcgttccacagtttcGGACCGGCAGCGTAAAAGGCTCTATGAAAATATCTTTCATAACTCGTGATGTCAGACAAGACATGGCCTGATCAACAAGTTTTGTTTCTTCTGAAATGATGTGATCATTGAAATGATCAATCCTGCTTTCCTGGAAATGAACACTTTACAAGAAGACTGTACGTTGTGTTTAGGATTTCCACTGAAAGAACACTGTATGACACATGTAGTTTTAAGTTTATTCGGGATATAATTGGGACCCCAGAAGATTTTCGATAAGAATGGCAGCACTACATGATGGATATGGATTGGATTCATCATGCTACGTGCTGTTTCTAATGCGATCCTCTGCTATAACATGCACAATTTTTCTTGAATCTAAAAAAGGTCGAATACAAGCtaacatacattttattttattcatatatttattgaCATTGACCTTCAATAAACTGCAAACAGCAGCAGTCAATTTCCAAAGGCGTTCAAATCAACATGTTTGAAGACTGTACGTTGTGTTTAGGATTTCCACTGAAAGAACACTGTATGACACATGTAGTTTTTAGTTTATTCGGGATATAATTAGGACTAGTGttgggtcatgcgcacaagcatcggctctgagagccggctctttatagtgaatcagaagagccggTGCTTtttcgctgcttaggtttcactttcagtgctcagtcccagctctggttacgacagagctttgttatgattggccagcatggcgaccagcatgcggcattcacgtgagaattaaggagtttggttctgttctgtggatttgtttgaaatttattggttcatttgtccaataaaaaagtttaattgaggacattattaatgttagcttgagttctgttctgtggatttgtttgaagtttattgttaatttgtgcaataaaaaagtttgattgaaataaacaaatttaaaagtggttttgtcacagaataaatgcaaagaattgggcaattataaggtctctcataaaaacactgaaagcaaaagggatttcaacacataaaccatgacttttttttgcaaagttaaggtaaaatataggctacaaaagatcctaaataaagagccgttcgg containing:
- the LOC142368638 gene encoding sterile alpha motif domain-containing protein 9-like encodes the protein MATRDNNTDPHLVDNEQQILEYVQKYPRSTNTQLFSILALLKAYLPDSYLLMDECQKILGPPDPIHGGPPFTERMEPFTNLISADTEHICLSNLEKAKKYVEVLADSGISRSAIVDTYLSSLCGDEARPELIEFLKDLLTKREEGETRRDNFSRLITEITERETFQKAVSVLETASHKFKQRPIFPQTIARLYYIEISPSDYEKAAKWAKIAIERAPNNSYVADTLGHVYKNKFRKKAFNLNDVLTMADLAFWAFKEVEKKAEKEEGPEMRDLAGIVNISNSFNNRGLFGTCQVAKMVYEKLRKIGTSTTDHFPNLKMEIEDKFEFFEWYLSYSQPDKKTVEPNYFWGDVAGCYECYTEKRAADSTSFPGLLDCLNHGLFTSKGRRARFVETEKNKPELERIRDDLKRIFDQNVDDVKVAERYILSNIILSNKMPNSPEPTDVKELQEIIHRFVDTEVRFRSPEFYLLTLLLFWPEGNLQVVQQKGDEELKQEATEDNGLQEKTCDDEDIDEEQHTGGESAQLSPNLLFAPDLQDYVTLMEKAFEKYAKYLQGRYLLPLFFLGKGSGLSKWIHKSRLDAIVEATVDAELLNEQNQKGKKIDDLWLSGEVWHVPEIQDILLPVQVEPCDSAVTPQEQEEQEVFLCAGGKKIRVRTEDKPGGSEQSAVRFYLGFNIRGPVVFKVGAPDTNGDRQ